In Mycolicibacterium lutetiense, the sequence GTGGACGTTCTTGTCCTCGACCTTGCCGGCCAGCGAGCCGGTCAGGTTGGAGGTCACTGCCTGGGTCTTGGAGACCTTCTTGGACTCCAGGCGTGAGCGCTCCAGCATGTTCAGGAAGTCCATGTTGCCGCCGACGTTGAGCTGGTAGGTGCGGTCCAGCGTGACGCCGCGATCCTCGAACAGCTTGGCCATGACGCGGTGGGTGATGGTCGCGCCGACCTGGCTCTTGATGTCGTCACCGATGATCGGGACGCCGGCGTCCTCGAACTTCTTGGCCCACACCGGGTCGGAGGCGATGAACACCGGCAGCGCGTTGACGAAGGCCACGCCGGCGTCGATGCAGCACTGGGCGTAGAACTTGTCGGCCTCTTCGGAGCCCACCGGAAGGTAGGAGACCAGGACGTCGACCTTGGCGTCCTTGAGCGCCTTGACCACGTCGACGGGCTCGAAGTCGGAGATCTCGATGGTGTCGGCGTAGTACTTGCCGATGCCGTCGAGCGTCGGACCGCGCTGCACCGTCACGTTGGTCGGCGGCACGTCGGCGATCTTGATGGTGTTGTTTTCGGAGGCGAAGATGGCCTCCGACAGGTCGAAGCCGACCTTCTTGGCGTCCACGTCGAACGCGGCCACGAACTTCACGTCACGCACGTGGTAAGGGCCGAACTTCACGTGCATCAGGCCCGGCACGGTCGTGTTCTCATCGGCGTTGTGGTAATACTGCACGCCCTGGACCAGGGACGATGCGCAGTTACCGACGCCGACAATGGCGACCCGGATTTCTCCTGCGTGCTCAGACATGGACGATCTCCTTACTCGTTCTGTGTGCTCGGCCTGGGGCCTTGTGCGGGTCTGTGCTCATATGTTTTCCGAGCGCCCCTGGGCCGTACGTTCGGCCGCGATCAACTCGTTGAGCCATTTCACTTCTCGTTCGCTGGACTCCAGGCCCAGCTGGTGCAGCTGACGGGTGTAGCGGTCGAATGAACTGCTGGCCCGCGCAACGGCGTCACGCAGACCTTCCCGACGTTCCTCCACCTGGCGACGCCGCCCCTCCAGGATTCGCATCCGGGCCTCGGCCGGGGTGCGGTTGAAGAAGGCCAGGTGGACACCGAACCCGTCGTCGGAGAAGTTCTGTGGCCCCGTGTCGGCGACCAACTCGGTGAACCGCTGCTTGCCGGCATCCGTCATCTGATACACCCGCCGAGCGCGACGCACCTTGGTCGGTCCCAAGGGTGCGGCGTCCTCGACGATCAGGCCGTCGGCCTGCATGCGACGTAATGCCGGGTAGAGCGACCCATACGAGAACGCCCTGAACGCCCCCAACAGACCCGTCAATCGCTTGCGCAGCTCATAGCCGTGCATGGGTGACTCGAGCAAAAGGCCCAGGACTGCGAGCTCCAGCATCGAAAACACCCCTTTCGACAGATCAGATGGAATTGATCGCTACGACGGATCAACACCTCGCCAAACTGTATCGCGCCGATATATTAGGCGCCAAGTGAATGCCGCGATTGTCACGCTGGAGTGGCTGCCGGCGCCGAGGGTCACGCCCGCGTGACGGGCGCCGCCGGCTCACCTGCTGTGGCGGTACATCCCCTTGACGGTGCCGTCGGGGTACAGGTCGATGTTCCCGCCGCCGAAGTCGCTGGTGACGATGACAGCGATGTTGACGGCCTCAGGAGTCGAGGGATCCTCGGACGGCGTGATGCGCAGCCAGGCGCTCTTCACGTCGCCGCGTTTGGTGTTGAGCGTGTCGGGCGCGCCGCGGAGAACGGCGAGTGCCTTCTCGTGGTCGAACGCCGCGAGGTCGACGAGGCGGTCTTCGTCGCGGAGGGTGTCCGGTGAGCCTGGATCACCCCAGCCACCGGTGTACCGGTAGTAGACCTTCTGACGGCTGTCCTGCGGGTTCGGTCGGTAGAGCATGGCCGAGTCGGGGTCGATGTGCAGCTCATAGCCCGTGGTGTTGCCGAACTTCTGGCGCATCTGCTCGAACAGGCCCTTGACCCCGTTCAGTGATTGCAGCTGGGTCGGCGGGGTCAGCACCACCGGGTCGATGCCGTCCGGCACCGCCCCTGGGTCGGGGTTGAAACTCAACGGTGAGGCGGTGTTTCCGTACAGGCCCCAGCCGATGCCGATGCCGAGCACGACCAGTACGGCGGCCGACGCCAGTCGCAGCCCCCATCCGGGACCGCCGGGCTTGCGAATGCCCGGCAGGCGGGGCTTGGTCAGCGTCGGCATCTTCACCGACGCATTGGCGTTCTGCAGATCCTCGACCAGGCGGGCCAGGTCCCCCAGGGTGGTGGCGTTGGTGGCCGCCGACACCCGTTGGCGGTGTTCTTCCATGGACAACTGGCCTTCGCCGAGCGCATTGTCGAGCACCTTGCAGGTGTCGTTGCGATCGCTGTCCCTGGCCCGGGTGTTCGAGGTCTGTCGAGTTGCCACGGGACATGATCGTAGGAGGTGTGACGCGGTCACGCCTCGGTCCCGAGGGGGTCGACGTACTCTGGTCATCGTGCGATTGCAGAGACAGGTGGTGGATTACGCGCTTCGGCGGCGGTCCCTGCTGGCTGAGGTCTATTCGGGGCGCACCGGCGTCTCGGAGGTCTGTGATGCCAACCCGTACCTGCTGCGCGCGGCAAAGTTTCACGGCAAGCAAAGTTCGGTGATGTGTCCGATCTGCCGTAAAGAGCAGCTCACGCTGGTGTCGTGGGTTTTCGGTGATCATCTGGGCCCGGTATCGGGCTCGGCGCGCACCGCGGAGGAGCTGGTGATGTTGGCAACTCGTTACGACGAGTTCGCAGTCCATGTGGTTGAGGTATGCCGCACCTGCAGTTGGAACCATCTGGTCAAGTCATATGTCCTGGGCGCGCCTCGGCCGCCGAAGGCACGTGGCACTCGAGGCACGCGCAAATCGGCGCGCACCGCCAGTGAATAGCGAAGGGCGCCACAGCCGGTCAGCCAACGACATCCGTAATGCGGCTGACCGCCTCGGCGCGCGCGAAAATCCGCCGCCCCCGCGCGAAAACCCGCCGCCCCCGCGCGAGAAGCGGCCGCCGGCTCCGGATGCCCGGCCGCCGATTCGGGAGAACGCGCCCACGGGACGGCCGAATGGTCCTATCGGGCGACCCAATCGCCCGGCGGTGCCGCCCGACGATCGGCTCACCACGGTGCTGCCACCGGTGCGTGACGACGGGCCGGTCCCGCTGGACGTCGTCAGAGCGGCGATGGGCGGCAGCCCGCCGCCGAAACCACCGCCACCGAAATCTCCGCCTCCGCCGCCCGGCGGCGGCCGTGGGTCGGGTCCCTCGGGTCCCTCGGGCTCGGGTCCGAAAGCGTCGGGGCCGACCCGGCAGTTCCACATCAATTGGAAGCTGATCCGACGCCTGTCGATCGCGGGTGTCGTGGCGATGATCCTGCTTCCGTTGGTGACCTTCGGTATGGCGTACATGATCGTCGACGTCCCGCAGCCCGGTGACATCCGCACCAACCAGGTGTCGACGATCCTGGCCAGCGACGGCAGCGAGATCGCCAAGATCGTGCCGCCGGAAGGCAACCGCATCGACGTCGGCATCGACAAGATTCCGGAACACGTCCGCAACGCGGTGATGGCCGCCGAGGACCGCGACTTCTACACCAATCCGGGCTTCTCTTTCACCGCGCTGCTGCGCGCGATCAAGAACAACCTGGTCGGTGGTGATCTGCAGGGCGGATCGACCATCACCCAGCAGTACGTCAAGAACGCGCTCGTCGGCGACGAGCGCTCGGGCATCGGCGGTCTGATCCGTAAGGCCAAGGAGCTGGTCATCTCGACCAAGATGGCCAGCGAATGGTCCAAAGACGCTGTGATGCAGGCGTATCTGAACATGATCTATTTCGGTCGCGGCTCGTACGGCATCGCGGCGGCGGCCAAGGCATACTTCGACAAGCCGGTCGAACAACTCAACGTCGCCGAGGGCGCCCTGATGGCCGCGCTGATCCAGCGCCCGTCGACGCTGGACCCCGCCGTCGATCCGGAGGGCGCCGCCGAGCGGTGGAACTGGGTGCTCGACGGCATGGTCGACATGGGTGCGTTGTCGGCCCAGGATCGGGCCGAACAGGTGTTCCCGCCGACAGTGCCGCCGGACCAGGCTCGTCAGGCCAACCAGACGACCGGTCCGAACGGACTGATCGAGCGGCAGGTCACCAAGGAACTGCTGGATCTGTTCAACATCAGCGAGCAGGCGCTGAACACCGAAGGCCTGCAGGTCACGACCACGATCGACCCGCAGGCCCAGGAGGCCGCCGAGGATGCGGTGTCCAAGTACATGGATGGCCAGGAACCCAACATGCGGACCGCGGTGGTCTCCATCGATCCGCGCGACGGCGCGGTCAAGGCGTACTACGGCGGCTCCGATGCCAATGGCTTCGACTTCGCCCAGGCGGGTCTGCCGACAGGTTCGTCGTTCAAGGTGTTCGCGCTCGTCGCTGCCCTGCAGCAGGGCATCGGCCTGGGTTATCAGGTGGACAGCGGTCCGGTCACGGTCAACGGCATCAAGATCACCAATGTCGAAGGCGAAGGGTGCGGCACCTGCTCGATCGCCGAGGCGCTCAAGCGCTCGCTGAACACCAGTTACTACCGGCTGATGCTCAAGCTCGAAAACGGTCCGGAGGATGTCGCGAAGGCCGCCCACGACGCCGGTGTCGCCGAGAGTTTCCCCGGTGTCGAGCACACCCTGTCCGAAGACGGCAAGGGCGGCCCGCCCAACAACGGCGTGGTGCTGGGTCAGTACCAGTCCAGGGTGATCGACATGGCCTCGGCGTATGCGACGCTGGCCGCCTCCGGCGTCTATCACAAGCCGCACTTCGTGCAGAAGGTCGTGAACTCCTCGGGGCAGGTGCTGTTCGACGCCTCGAGCCAGGACAACGGTGAGCAGCGCATCGACAAGGCGGTGGCGGACAACGCCACGTCGGCGATGCAGCCGATCGCCGGTTGGTCGCGCGGGCACAACCTGGCAGGTGGGCGGGCGTCGGCCTCAAAGACGGGCACCAACCAGCTCGGCGACACCGGTGACAATCGTGACGCCTGGATGGTCGGCTACACACCTTCGCTCTCGACCGCGGTCTGGGTGGGCACCACCGACGGCGTGACGCCGTTGAAGACTCCGGCGGGCGGGCCGGTCTACGGATCGGGTCTGCCGTCGGACATCTGGAAAGCCACGATGGACGGAGCGCTGAAAGGCACCGACAACGAGTCGTTCCCGAAGCCGACGGAGATCGGCGGCTATGCGGGTGTGCCCCAGGCTCCGGCCGCCCCGCCACCCGGAACGCCACCGGCCGGTCCGCCGATCGCGGTGATGCCCTCGGTGACCGTGATTCAGCCGACCATCGAAGTGGCCCCGGGGATCACGATCCCGATCGGCCCCCCGACGACCGTGCCGATCGGACCGCCGCCGGGAGCACCTGGTGTGCCCGGTGAGCCGGGCGTCCCGGTGCCACCGCCGCCTCCGTGACGGAACGGGTATCTCCGGCTCCGCCGGCAGGGCTGGATTCGCCGGCTCCGCCGGCAGAAGACCGGCGGAGTGCCGACGACCGCGACCTTCCCAGCCGCAACGATCGGCTGGCCGAAGCGCTGTCGCAGACTGTCGGCGGACCTGTCGGCCGGCACGCGTTGATCGGGCGCTCACGGTTCATGACCCCATTGCGGGTGATGTTCGTGATCGCTGTGGTGTTCCTGGCTTTGGGTTATACGTCCAAGGCCGCGTGCCTGCAGACGACCGGCAACGGGACCGCCGACCAGCGGGTGGCCAACTGGGAGAACAATCGCGCCTATTACGAGCTGTGCTACTCCGACACGGTTCCGCTCTACACCGCAGAGTTGTTGAACCAGGGCAAGTTCCCCTACAAGTCCAGTTGGGTCGAGAACGACGCCACCGGCAAGCCGCGCATGCAGTACGACGGCAGCCCGGCGATCCGCTACATGGAGTATCCGGTGCTGACCGGGCTCTACCAGTACGCGTCGATGTCGCTGGCCAAGACGTATACCGCGCTGGCGAAGCTGGTGTCGGTCCCGCTCGTGGCCGAGGTGGTGATGTTCTTCAACATCTCCGCGTTCGGTTTGGCGCTGGCCTGGTTGGCGACGATCTGGGCCACCTCGCGGATGGCAGGCCGACGAGTGTGGGATGCCGCGCTGGTGGCCGGTTCACCGATCGTGATCTTCCAGGTATTCACCAACTTCGACGCGCTGGCCACCGCCACTGCTGCGGGCGCGATGCTGGCCTGGGCCCGGCGAAAACCGGTATGGGCCGGGGCGCTGATCGGTATCGGCGTGGCCGTCAAGCTGTATCCGCTCCTACTGTTCATTCCGTTGGTACTGCTGGGGTTGCGCAGCGGACGTCTGCGTGAGGTCGGCAAGGCGGCGCTGACCGCGGTCGTGACGTGGCTGGTCATCAACCTGCCGATCATGGTGCTGTTCCCGCGCGGGTGGTCAGAGTTCTTCCGGCTCAACACTCGTCGAGGTGACGACATGGACTCGCTGTACAACGTGGTGAAGTCGTTCAGCGACTGGCAGGGCTTCGATCCGGACCTGGGTTTCTGGCAGCCGCCGACGGTGCTGAACACCGTCACCGCAGTGTTGTTCGCGGCGTGTTGTATTGCGATCGGCTACATCGCGTTGACGGCGGCGCAGCGGCCCCGCTTGGCGCAACTGGCGTTCCTGGTGGTCGCCGCCTTCCTGCTGACCAACAAGGTGTGGAGCCCGCAGTTTTCGCTGTGGCTGGTGCCGCTGGCGGTGCTGGCGCTGCCGCACCGCCGAATCCTGTTGGCGTGGATGACGATCGACGCCCTGGTGTGGGTGCCGCGCATGCTCTATCTGTACGGCGAAGCCAATAAAGGCCTACCCGAGCAGTGGTTCACCACCACAGTGTTGCTGCGCGATGTCGCAGTGATCATGCTGTGTGCGTTGGTGATTCGCCAGATTTACCGGCCGGAACTGGACCTGGTCCGGCACGGCGGCCGCATCGACGACCCCACCGGCGGGGTGTTCGATCGCGCTCCCGACAATCCGCCACGCTGGCTGCCGGACTGGCTGCGCCCGTCGGCCGACCGGGTTCGGGTCGAGCCCAAACCGGATCAGGAGCCGGAGCTGGCCGGCTCTAGGTAGACGCAGCGGCTGAGCCTGCGGGCGCCGTGCACCGATTTCTACCTCAGGGCTGCGAATTTCGTGATGCGCGACCCTGAGGTGGAAATCGACGGGTCACAAGGCCGGACGCGCCTGGATCCACGCCTTCGTCGACGGGAGCAACGCCACCACAAGCGTGGCGATCGGCAGCACGAGACTCAAAGCCGCCAACCCGCTGATGCCGAAGGTTCCGTAGCGCGCTGTGGCAGCGAGATTGAGCCCGAGGCTGATCAGGCTGCCGAGAACGATCAACGCGCAGCCGATGACGATGAGCCGCCGGCCGATCATCTTGCGTCGTACCAGCGCCACCGTGCCGGCCAGGAGTAAGAGTCCGCAGGTGACGCTCAGCAGGGTCGCGAGGACCGTCAGCGCGAGCGGCCCAGGGGTTCTGAGCGCCAGAGTTCGCAAGCCCGAGTCACCGGCCAGCGCGGCGAGTGCCGACAGACCGGCGATGCCGTTGCCGAGGGTCAGTAGGGCGCCGATCCCGGCCAGGACAGCGGTGATGATCGCCGTGACCCCGCTCGGTGAAACTCCAGGTGAGGCCGAAGTTCCCTCCGGTTCGGATTCGTCGAGCGGATGCTCGGTGTGTTGACTCTCGGATCCTTGGGGAGAGGTCACTGCTGCTGCTCCGATCGTGGTTGTTGCTGGACGGACACCGGGGATTCGCAGATCCCGCTCAGCCCTGGTACGGCGGGTAGAACTGGGGTGCAACCGGATTCGGC encodes:
- a CDS encoding glycosyltransferase family 87 protein → MTERVSPAPPAGLDSPAPPAEDRRSADDRDLPSRNDRLAEALSQTVGGPVGRHALIGRSRFMTPLRVMFVIAVVFLALGYTSKAACLQTTGNGTADQRVANWENNRAYYELCYSDTVPLYTAELLNQGKFPYKSSWVENDATGKPRMQYDGSPAIRYMEYPVLTGLYQYASMSLAKTYTALAKLVSVPLVAEVVMFFNISAFGLALAWLATIWATSRMAGRRVWDAALVAGSPIVIFQVFTNFDALATATAAGAMLAWARRKPVWAGALIGIGVAVKLYPLLLFIPLVLLGLRSGRLREVGKAALTAVVTWLVINLPIMVLFPRGWSEFFRLNTRRGDDMDSLYNVVKSFSDWQGFDPDLGFWQPPTVLNTVTAVLFAACCIAIGYIALTAAQRPRLAQLAFLVVAAFLLTNKVWSPQFSLWLVPLAVLALPHRRILLAWMTIDALVWVPRMLYLYGEANKGLPEQWFTTTVLLRDVAVIMLCALVIRQIYRPELDLVRHGGRIDDPTGGVFDRAPDNPPRWLPDWLRPSADRVRVEPKPDQEPELAGSR
- a CDS encoding DUF1707 SHOCT-like domain-containing protein, whose protein sequence is MATRQTSNTRARDSDRNDTCKVLDNALGEGQLSMEEHRQRVSAATNATTLGDLARLVEDLQNANASVKMPTLTKPRLPGIRKPGGPGWGLRLASAAVLVVLGIGIGWGLYGNTASPLSFNPDPGAVPDGIDPVVLTPPTQLQSLNGVKGLFEQMRQKFGNTTGYELHIDPDSAMLYRPNPQDSRQKVYYRYTGGWGDPGSPDTLRDEDRLVDLAAFDHEKALAVLRGAPDTLNTKRGDVKSAWLRITPSEDPSTPEAVNIAVIVTSDFGGGNIDLYPDGTVKGMYRHSR
- a CDS encoding DUF5318 domain-containing protein, producing the protein MRLQRQVVDYALRRRSLLAEVYSGRTGVSEVCDANPYLLRAAKFHGKQSSVMCPICRKEQLTLVSWVFGDHLGPVSGSARTAEELVMLATRYDEFAVHVVEVCRTCSWNHLVKSYVLGAPRPPKARGTRGTRKSARTASE
- a CDS encoding PadR family transcriptional regulator, with the protein product MLELAVLGLLLESPMHGYELRKRLTGLLGAFRAFSYGSLYPALRRMQADGLIVEDAAPLGPTKVRRARRVYQMTDAGKQRFTELVADTGPQNFSDDGFGVHLAFFNRTPAEARMRILEGRRRQVEERREGLRDAVARASSSFDRYTRQLHQLGLESSEREVKWLNELIAAERTAQGRSENI
- a CDS encoding inositol-3-phosphate synthase, whose protein sequence is MSEHAGEIRVAIVGVGNCASSLVQGVQYYHNADENTTVPGLMHVKFGPYHVRDVKFVAAFDVDAKKVGFDLSEAIFASENNTIKIADVPPTNVTVQRGPTLDGIGKYYADTIEISDFEPVDVVKALKDAKVDVLVSYLPVGSEEADKFYAQCCIDAGVAFVNALPVFIASDPVWAKKFEDAGVPIIGDDIKSQVGATITHRVMAKLFEDRGVTLDRTYQLNVGGNMDFLNMLERSRLESKKVSKTQAVTSNLTGSLAGKVEDKNVHIGPSDHVAWLDDRKWAYVRLEGRAFGDVPLNLEYKLEVWDSPNSAGVIIDAVRAAKIAKDRGVGGPVEAASAYLMKSPPKQIADDIARIELETFIEG
- a CDS encoding transglycosylase domain-containing protein; amino-acid sequence: MPPDDRLTTVLPPVRDDGPVPLDVVRAAMGGSPPPKPPPPKSPPPPPGGGRGSGPSGPSGSGPKASGPTRQFHINWKLIRRLSIAGVVAMILLPLVTFGMAYMIVDVPQPGDIRTNQVSTILASDGSEIAKIVPPEGNRIDVGIDKIPEHVRNAVMAAEDRDFYTNPGFSFTALLRAIKNNLVGGDLQGGSTITQQYVKNALVGDERSGIGGLIRKAKELVISTKMASEWSKDAVMQAYLNMIYFGRGSYGIAAAAKAYFDKPVEQLNVAEGALMAALIQRPSTLDPAVDPEGAAERWNWVLDGMVDMGALSAQDRAEQVFPPTVPPDQARQANQTTGPNGLIERQVTKELLDLFNISEQALNTEGLQVTTTIDPQAQEAAEDAVSKYMDGQEPNMRTAVVSIDPRDGAVKAYYGGSDANGFDFAQAGLPTGSSFKVFALVAALQQGIGLGYQVDSGPVTVNGIKITNVEGEGCGTCSIAEALKRSLNTSYYRLMLKLENGPEDVAKAAHDAGVAESFPGVEHTLSEDGKGGPPNNGVVLGQYQSRVIDMASAYATLAASGVYHKPHFVQKVVNSSGQVLFDASSQDNGEQRIDKAVADNATSAMQPIAGWSRGHNLAGGRASASKTGTNQLGDTGDNRDAWMVGYTPSLSTAVWVGTTDGVTPLKTPAGGPVYGSGLPSDIWKATMDGALKGTDNESFPKPTEIGGYAGVPQAPAAPPPGTPPAGPPIAVMPSVTVIQPTIEVAPGITIPIGPPTTVPIGPPPGAPGVPGEPGVPVPPPPP